The following coding sequences are from one Epinephelus moara isolate mb chromosome 7, YSFRI_EMoa_1.0, whole genome shotgun sequence window:
- the gtf2e1 gene encoding general transcription factor IIE subunit 1, whose product MIEPELLTEVPAALKRLAKQVVRGFYGVEHALALDVLIRNPCVREEDMLELLKFDRKQLRSVLNTLKADKFVKCRMRVETAPDGKTTRHNYYFINYRVLVNVVKYKLDHMRRRIETDERDSTNRASFRCPCCFSTFTDLEANQLFDPMTGTFRCTFCQTEVEEDASVCPDGRTLVARFNEQIEPIYALLRETEDVNLSHDLLEPEPAEIPALKQSRERAAAANSSGPHREAWANKGSSYADLYTQNVVISMEEQEDQQKQASEGKAPKERPVWLTQSTVQGAYSEPDILKNRDVVPGAQDGAAGQGIGQADENEEVMRALLIHEKRSVAGAGGGGASAATKAITSTTVNASDSESDTSESDDASPSNPPLATAAQHRAAEEEDEEDDDEFEEVGDEPMVMVGGRQFSYREVSQRPELVEQMSAQEKEAYIEMGQTLFQDMYF is encoded by the exons ATGATAGAACCAGAGCTACTGACCGAGGTCCCTGCAGCACTTAAGCGGCTCGCGAAGCAGGTCGTAAGGGGTTTCTATGGAGTGGAACATGCCTTGGCCCTGGATGTGCTCATTCGCAACCCATGTGTACGTGAGGAGGACATGCTGGAGCTGCTCAAGTTTGATCGTAAACAGCTGCGCTCTGTACTCAACACCCTGAAGGCAGACAAGTTTGTCAAGTGCCGCATGAGAGTGGAAACAGCCCCTGATGGCAAGACAACACGGCACAACTATTACTTCATCAACTACAG GGTACTGGTCAACGTGGTCAAGTATAAATTGGATCACATGCGACGACGCATCGAGACAGATGAGCGCGACTCCACCAACCGTGCCTCCTTCCGGTGCCCCTGCTGCTTCTCCACCTTCACCGACCTAGAGGCCAACCAGCTGTTTGACCCCATGACAG GTACATTTCGCTGCACCTTCTGCCAAACAGAGGTAGAAGAGGATGCATCTGTCTGTCCTGATGGCAGGACACTAGTCGCTCGCTTTAATGAGCAGATCGAACCCATCTATGCACTGCTTCGTGAGACTGAAGACGTTAACCTGTCCCATGACCTGCTGGAGCCGGAGCCTGCTGAGATTCCTGCCCTCAAACAGAG CCGTGAAcgtgctgcagcagcaaactcaAGCGGCCCACACCGCGAAGCCTGGGCTAACAAAGGCTCATCCTACGCTGACCTGTACACCCAGAATGTGGTTATCAGcatggaggagcaggaagaCCAGCAGAAGCAGGCCAGTGAAGGCAAGGCACCCAAAGAGAGGCCCGTCTGGTTGACCCAGAGCACCGTGCAGGGTGCTTACAGCGAGCCTGACATCCTCAAAAACC GTGATGTTGTTCCTGGAGCCCAGGATGGAGCGGCTGGTCAGGGAATTGGTCAGGCGGATGAAAATGAGGAAGTGATGCGTGCCCTGCTCATACATGAGAAGAGGAGTGtggcaggagcaggaggaggcggAGCAAGCGCTGCCACCAAAGCGATCACCTCCACCACAGTAAATGCCAGCGACTCCGAGAGTGACACCAGCGAATCGGATGACGCCTCTCCCTCCAATCCTCCCCTTGCCACAGCTGCACAGCATCGGGCCgccgaggaggaggatgaagaggacgATGATGAGTTTGAGGAGGTGGGGGATGAGCCAATGGTGATGGTGGGAGGCAGGCAGTTCTCATACCGTGAGGTCAGCCAGAGGCCAGAGCTGGTGGAGCAGATGTCCGCCCAGGAGAAGGAGGCCTACATTGAAATGGGACAAACCCTCTTCCAGGACATGTActtctga